Proteins found in one Serinicoccus marinus DSM 15273 genomic segment:
- a CDS encoding helix-turn-helix domain-containing protein, whose product MPSSHRRVLPFRPSERLEGTDSPSSGAADPVSVGRRVRHHRREAGLTLADVAARVELSTSALSLIENGRREARASVLGRLATALDVDLTALLTGGPPSRRAALEVRWERAQRAEGFQTLGIPPVRVGPGLPDDALEALVGLYESVVGLQQQRAATPEFARLANAELRARMREAGNYFADIESAAAALVEQVGHTQGPLSREAVNRIARHVGFEIVAVPDVPASTRTVTDLAHRRIYLPEGGGHDPRAAALQALGHVVLDHQPPRDYAEFLAQRVEINYFAAATLVPESSAVPLLRRAKAERDIALEDLRDTYAVSYETAAHRFCNLATEHLDLQVHFMRTSADGVIYKAYENDGVRFPMDASGAIEGARVCRSWTARVVFDQPRGSVYHQYTDTGRGTYWCTAVAEPTSAGLFSISLGVPFDQVRWMRGRDTTQRRVSRCPDPRCCTRPPAGLARAWDGQVWPSARAHSHLLAVMPPGVFPGVDETEVLRFVAGHAPEGEDGEATDAAPEQGERADVAQ is encoded by the coding sequence ATGCCGTCCTCCCACCGTCGGGTGCTGCCGTTCCGTCCCTCCGAGCGTCTGGAGGGCACCGACAGTCCGTCCTCCGGTGCCGCCGACCCGGTCTCGGTCGGCCGCCGGGTGCGGCACCACCGCCGCGAGGCCGGTCTGACCCTCGCCGACGTGGCCGCCCGCGTCGAGCTGTCGACCTCGGCCCTGTCGCTCATCGAGAACGGTCGCCGCGAGGCCCGTGCCTCCGTGCTCGGCCGGCTCGCGACCGCCCTCGACGTCGATCTCACGGCGTTGCTCACCGGCGGGCCGCCGAGCCGTCGGGCGGCGCTGGAGGTGCGCTGGGAGCGGGCGCAACGGGCCGAGGGCTTCCAGACCCTGGGGATCCCGCCGGTGCGGGTGGGCCCCGGCCTGCCGGACGACGCCCTCGAGGCGCTGGTCGGGCTCTACGAGAGCGTCGTCGGGCTGCAGCAGCAGCGGGCGGCGACCCCGGAGTTCGCGCGCCTGGCCAACGCCGAGCTGCGCGCCCGGATGCGCGAGGCCGGCAACTACTTCGCCGACATCGAGTCCGCCGCCGCGGCGCTCGTCGAGCAGGTCGGGCATACCCAGGGCCCGCTGTCCCGCGAGGCGGTGAACCGGATCGCGCGCCACGTCGGCTTCGAGATCGTCGCCGTCCCGGACGTGCCGGCCTCGACCCGGACCGTCACCGACCTGGCGCACCGGCGGATCTACCTGCCCGAGGGCGGCGGGCACGACCCGCGGGCCGCGGCGCTGCAGGCCCTCGGTCACGTCGTGCTGGACCACCAGCCCCCGCGCGACTACGCCGAGTTCCTCGCCCAGCGGGTCGAGATCAACTACTTCGCGGCGGCCACCCTCGTGCCCGAGAGCAGTGCGGTGCCGCTGCTGCGCCGGGCCAAGGCCGAGCGCGACATCGCGCTGGAGGACCTGCGCGACACCTACGCCGTGTCCTACGAGACGGCCGCCCACCGGTTCTGCAACCTCGCGACCGAGCACCTCGACCTCCAGGTCCACTTCATGCGGACCAGCGCCGACGGCGTCATCTACAAGGCCTACGAGAACGACGGCGTGCGCTTCCCCATGGACGCCTCGGGAGCGATCGAGGGCGCGCGGGTCTGCCGGTCCTGGACCGCCCGGGTCGTCTTCGACCAGCCCCGTGGCTCGGTCTACCACCAGTACACCGACACCGGTCGCGGGACCTACTGGTGCACCGCGGTCGCCGAACCGACCTCGGCCGGGCTCTTCTCGATCAGCCTCGGGGTGCCCTTCGACCAGGTGCGCTGGATGCGCGGGCGGGACACCACGCAGCGACGGGTCTCCCGGTGCCCCGACCCCCGGTGCTGCACCCGACCCCCGGCCGGGCTGGCCCGTGCCTGGGACGGACAGGTCTGGCCCAGCGCCCGGGCGCACTCGCACCTGCTCGCCGTCATGCCGCCGGGCGTCTTCCCGGGGGTCGACGAGACCGAGGTGCTGCGCTTCGTGGCGGGGCACGCCCCCGAGGGCGAGGACGGGGAGGCGACCGACGCCGCGCCGGAGCAGGGGGAGCGTGCCGATGTGGCACAATGA
- the aceA gene encoding isocitrate lyase: MTTTTEQSTTAPAAQQALEIERDWQTNPRWSGVERRYTADDVVRLRGSVVEEHTLARRGAEKLWEALETKPFTRALGALTGNQAVQMVKGGLEAIYLSGWQVAADANLAGQTYPDQSLYPANSVPAVVRRINNALQRADQIAWMNGDTSTDFFAPIVADAEAGFGGPLNVFELMKSMIAAGAAGVHWEDQLASEKKCGHLGGKVLIPTGQHVRTLSSARLASDVLGVPSVVIARTDALAADLLTSDVDEIDQEFTTGERTSEGFFRVRNGIEPVLARAKAYAPYADLIWVETGTPDLGLAREFATELHKDFPGQKLAYNCSPSFNWRSALSDSEIASFQDELGDLGYAFQFITLAGFHALNHSMFQLAQGYARTGMSAYVELQEAEFAAASSGYTAVKHQAEVGTGYFDAVSTAVNPESSTTALSGSTESEQFH, from the coding sequence ATGACGACGACCACCGAGCAGAGCACCACCGCTCCCGCCGCCCAGCAGGCGCTGGAGATCGAGCGCGACTGGCAGACCAACCCCCGCTGGTCCGGGGTCGAGCGCCGCTACACCGCCGACGACGTCGTGCGGCTGCGCGGCTCCGTCGTCGAGGAGCACACCCTCGCCCGCCGCGGCGCGGAGAAGCTGTGGGAGGCGCTGGAGACCAAGCCGTTCACCCGCGCCCTCGGCGCCCTCACCGGCAACCAGGCGGTGCAGATGGTCAAGGGCGGGCTGGAGGCCATCTACCTCTCCGGGTGGCAGGTCGCGGCGGACGCCAACCTCGCGGGCCAGACCTACCCCGACCAGAGCCTCTACCCCGCCAACTCGGTCCCGGCCGTGGTCCGCCGGATCAACAACGCGCTGCAGCGCGCCGACCAGATCGCCTGGATGAACGGGGACACCAGCACCGACTTCTTCGCCCCGATCGTGGCCGACGCCGAGGCCGGCTTCGGCGGGCCGCTCAACGTCTTCGAGCTGATGAAGTCGATGATCGCGGCCGGTGCGGCCGGTGTGCACTGGGAGGACCAGCTCGCCTCGGAGAAGAAGTGCGGCCACCTCGGCGGCAAGGTGCTCATCCCCACCGGGCAGCACGTCCGCACCCTCAGCTCGGCCCGGCTCGCTTCCGACGTCCTGGGCGTGCCCTCGGTCGTCATCGCCCGCACCGACGCCCTCGCGGCGGACCTGCTGACCAGCGACGTGGACGAGATCGACCAGGAGTTCACCACCGGCGAGCGCACCTCCGAAGGCTTCTTCCGGGTGCGCAACGGCATCGAGCCGGTGCTGGCGCGGGCCAAGGCGTACGCGCCCTACGCCGACCTCATCTGGGTCGAGACCGGCACCCCGGACCTCGGCCTGGCGCGGGAGTTCGCCACCGAGCTGCACAAGGACTTCCCCGGGCAGAAGCTCGCCTACAACTGCAGCCCGTCCTTCAACTGGAGGTCGGCGCTCTCGGACAGCGAGATCGCCTCCTTCCAGGACGAGCTCGGCGACCTGGGCTACGCCTTCCAGTTCATCACCCTGGCCGGCTTCCACGCGCTGAACCACTCGATGTTCCAGCTCGCCCAGGGGTATGCCCGGACCGGCATGAGCGCGTATGTCGAGCTGCAGGAGGCGGAGTTCGCTGCGGCCTCCTCGGGCTACACCGCGGTCAAGCACCAGGCGGAGGTGGGCACCGGCTACTTCGACGCGGTCAGCACCGCGGTCAACCCGGAGTCCTCCACCACCGCGCTGTCCGGCTCGACCGAGTCCGAGCAGTTCCACTGA
- a CDS encoding aldolase/citrate lyase family protein, producing the protein METYPEALLEDEQLATLTDLERALRESRAELLRGRKEQSRGVRAGTELHTRSETAQLRADDAWQVAPPPADLTHRRVELATAATAEQAKGALASGADVWVADLEDMLVPTSRRLVAAQEVILEVAGTRTGDPDPGVPTLMVRPRGLHLDEAHLEVDGQSAAASLVDTVTFLARCARLLLERGTGPYLYLPKVESAAEAQWWDRMLTAAEEALGLPTGCTRVSVLVETVQAAYELDEIVHALRERVTGLAAGRWDYVFSHLRTYGDRPDHVLPDRDAFTMNTRFLRTYTDLIVRTCHRRGVQAIGGPIALAASGPFDDSAAMTHARVHRDKAREAKQGFDGAWVLHPALVPVARQPFEERDRRRGERQAPAEDAPSPGRASDAAPDAEALRDVSAIPGASTLTGVRTAMRSSLTYLTGWLAGEGTATLAGHVEDFGTVELARMQLWQWLSHGTRLAEGPTMSTLLLDRMLEDEVALLRRRGAREDLLGHAVELLRDSVVATEPPAFLSQRAYDVLLGIGEPEDESADAQEATSGAA; encoded by the coding sequence ATGGAGACCTACCCCGAGGCGCTGCTCGAGGACGAGCAGCTCGCGACGCTGACCGACCTCGAGCGCGCGCTGCGGGAGTCCCGCGCCGAGCTGCTGCGCGGCCGCAAGGAGCAGTCGCGGGGCGTGCGCGCCGGGACCGAGCTGCACACCCGCTCCGAGACCGCGCAGCTGCGCGCCGACGACGCCTGGCAGGTGGCGCCGCCACCGGCGGACCTGACCCACCGCCGTGTCGAGCTCGCGACCGCGGCCACCGCGGAGCAGGCCAAGGGCGCGCTCGCCTCCGGCGCCGACGTCTGGGTGGCCGACCTGGAGGACATGCTGGTGCCCACCTCGCGCCGGCTGGTGGCCGCCCAGGAGGTCATCCTCGAGGTGGCGGGGACCCGCACCGGTGACCCGGACCCCGGTGTGCCCACGCTCATGGTCCGGCCGCGTGGGCTGCACCTCGACGAGGCCCACCTGGAGGTGGACGGGCAGTCCGCGGCGGCCTCGCTCGTCGACACCGTCACCTTCCTCGCCCGCTGCGCGAGGCTGCTGCTCGAGCGGGGCACCGGCCCTTACCTCTACCTGCCCAAGGTCGAGTCGGCCGCCGAGGCGCAGTGGTGGGACCGGATGCTCACCGCCGCCGAGGAGGCGCTCGGCCTGCCCACCGGATGCACCCGGGTCAGCGTGCTCGTCGAGACGGTGCAGGCGGCCTACGAGCTGGACGAGATCGTCCACGCGCTGCGGGAGCGGGTCACCGGGCTGGCCGCCGGACGCTGGGACTACGTCTTCTCCCACCTGCGGACCTACGGGGACCGGCCGGACCACGTGCTGCCGGACCGGGACGCGTTCACCATGAACACCCGGTTCCTACGGACCTACACCGACCTCATCGTGCGCACCTGCCACCGGCGGGGCGTCCAGGCCATCGGTGGACCGATCGCGCTCGCCGCCAGCGGCCCCTTCGACGACTCGGCCGCGATGACCCACGCGCGGGTGCACCGCGACAAGGCCCGCGAGGCCAAGCAGGGCTTCGACGGCGCATGGGTGCTGCACCCCGCTCTCGTGCCGGTCGCCCGGCAGCCCTTCGAGGAGCGCGACCGGCGGCGGGGCGAGCGGCAGGCTCCGGCCGAGGACGCACCCTCGCCCGGCCGGGCGTCCGACGCGGCTCCGGATGCCGAGGCGCTGCGTGACGTCAGCGCGATCCCCGGCGCGTCGACCCTGACCGGGGTGCGCACGGCGATGCGCTCGTCGCTGACCTATCTCACCGGGTGGCTGGCCGGGGAGGGCACCGCCACGCTCGCCGGTCACGTCGAGGACTTCGGCACCGTCGAGCTGGCCCGCATGCAGCTGTGGCAGTGGCTCTCGCACGGCACCCGGCTGGCCGAGGGTCCGACGATGTCGACGCTGCTGCTGGACCGGATGCTCGAGGACGAGGTGGCGCTGCTGCGTCGCCGTGGGGCGCGCGAGGACCTGCTCGGGCACGCCGTGGAGCTGCTCCGGGACTCGGTGGTGGCGACCGAGCCGCCGGCCTTCCTCTCCCAGCGGGCCTACGACGTCCTGCTCGGCATCGGCGAGCCCGAGGACGAGTCCGCCGACGCGCAGGAGGCCACCTCCGGCGCCGCCTGA
- a CDS encoding amidohydrolase family protein has protein sequence MSAPVLHVTGQILVGPEEVHDEIWVVDGRVSLSAPTGGEVETIRGYALPGLVDAHCHVGLEAQGAVDDARAEEHALAERDAGALLLRDAGSPADTRWVQDREDLPRLIRAGRHIARTRRYIRNFAWEIEPEDLVAYVRQEARAGDGWVKLVGDWIDRETGDLGTCWPVDVLTEAIAAAHEEGARVTAHCFGEQSLVDFAAAGTDCIEHATGLVDDTIDTFAAQGIAIVPTLVNIDNFPGFADAGRGKFPTYADHMMDLYARRHETVAKAHEAGIPVYAGTDAGGQLPHGLVAQEVEALTRAGMSATEALGAATWSAREWLGRPGIAEGESADLVVYREDPRADVRVLAHPEHVVLRGHRHPRSGVSG, from the coding sequence ATGAGCGCACCGGTGCTCCACGTCACGGGTCAGATCCTGGTCGGTCCCGAGGAGGTGCACGACGAGATCTGGGTGGTCGACGGCCGGGTCAGCCTCAGCGCCCCGACGGGTGGCGAGGTCGAGACGATCCGGGGGTATGCCCTCCCCGGGCTGGTGGACGCGCACTGCCACGTCGGCCTCGAGGCCCAGGGTGCGGTGGACGACGCCCGGGCCGAGGAGCACGCGCTGGCCGAGCGGGACGCGGGCGCGCTGCTGCTGCGCGACGCGGGCAGCCCGGCCGACACGCGGTGGGTGCAGGACCGGGAGGACCTGCCGCGGCTGATCCGCGCGGGCCGGCACATCGCCCGCACCCGGCGCTACATCCGCAACTTCGCCTGGGAGATCGAGCCCGAGGACCTCGTGGCCTACGTGCGCCAGGAGGCGCGCGCCGGTGACGGGTGGGTCAAGCTCGTGGGCGACTGGATCGACCGGGAGACCGGTGACCTGGGGACCTGCTGGCCGGTCGACGTGCTCACCGAGGCCATCGCCGCCGCGCACGAGGAGGGGGCACGGGTCACCGCGCACTGCTTCGGGGAGCAGTCGCTGGTCGACTTCGCCGCCGCCGGGACCGACTGCATCGAGCACGCCACCGGGCTGGTCGACGACACCATCGACACCTTCGCCGCCCAGGGCATCGCGATCGTGCCGACCCTGGTCAACATCGACAACTTCCCGGGCTTCGCCGACGCCGGGCGCGGCAAGTTCCCGACCTACGCCGACCACATGATGGACCTCTACGCCCGGCGACACGAGACGGTCGCCAAGGCGCACGAGGCGGGCATACCGGTGTATGCCGGGACCGACGCGGGTGGGCAGCTGCCGCACGGGCTCGTCGCCCAGGAGGTGGAGGCGCTGACCCGGGCCGGGATGAGTGCGACCGAGGCGCTCGGGGCGGCCACCTGGTCGGCCCGCGAGTGGCTGGGGCGCCCCGGCATCGCCGAGGGTGAGTCGGCCGACCTCGTCGTCTACCGCGAGGACCCGCGCGCGGACGTCAGGGTCCTGGCCCATCCGGAGCACGTCGTCCTGCGCGGGCACCGGCACCCCCGGTCGGGGGTCTCCGGCTGA
- a CDS encoding N-acetyltransferase, with amino-acid sequence MSDPGMPTREPLRVPRVDLGAMLRAAADGRFPEPDGGFSRTAPWRDGVEGAIAFTGHAVMAVTEDVTDGELAALGVHGFGGAHDPRIATTLAGEGPIGVLDALLVGRGTGTGGPLVPRPDLAGTDRAAHAGEWRTEIDVYGLPDRGVSSLATLSRGIGGLPEVGIQAADGHAATLLDGILARRPAGEVVLASVTPGNARSLRFFLRAGFVPVASEQLWKPRRPAGR; translated from the coding sequence GTGTCCGACCCCGGTATGCCCACCCGCGAGCCGCTGCGTGTCCCGCGCGTCGACCTCGGCGCGATGCTGCGGGCGGCCGCCGACGGTCGGTTCCCAGAACCGGACGGCGGCTTCTCGCGCACCGCACCGTGGCGGGACGGGGTCGAGGGCGCGATCGCCTTCACCGGCCACGCCGTCATGGCCGTGACCGAGGACGTCACCGACGGCGAGCTCGCGGCCCTGGGTGTCCACGGCTTCGGCGGGGCGCACGACCCGCGGATCGCGACCACGCTCGCGGGTGAGGGCCCGATCGGGGTCCTCGACGCGCTGCTCGTGGGGCGCGGGACAGGGACCGGTGGGCCGCTGGTCCCCCGCCCCGACCTCGCCGGCACCGACCGCGCCGCGCACGCCGGCGAGTGGCGGACCGAGATCGACGTCTACGGCCTGCCCGACCGCGGCGTCAGCTCGCTGGCGACGCTCTCCCGCGGGATCGGCGGCCTGCCGGAGGTCGGCATCCAGGCCGCGGACGGCCACGCCGCCACCCTGCTCGACGGCATCCTGGCGCGCCGCCCGGCCGGTGAGGTGGTCCTGGCCTCGGTGACCCCGGGCAACGCCCGGTCGCTGCGTTTCTTCCTGCGGGCGGGCTTCGTGCCGGTCGCCAGCGAGCAGCTCTGGAAGCCGCGGAGGCCGGCCGGGCGCTGA
- a CDS encoding tetratricopeptide repeat protein: MEVVPITEINPIDVGVAAADHDLLGGGEVPAYIRRPFDERIRGNVAAARDGKLWIVLVQGPSKVGKSRALFEALSALQPIPVVVAPVDADALISLLVPGQEPTIPETACAVLWLDDVERFVNQGLTTQHLRAWHNSGPRRIVAATAGGAVVAAERPEEFASVLDELRRLANVALITAAEDTDPGELEERLPAEQVSMIRKHGLAACLVAGPALIRKLETAKHADGYPPCWEGVHLVEVAVDWARCGRTDPISEEVLRELWEYDPPEHIVPTDDAFSAAKQWALQPVSGRLSLLRHSQGYSAFDYIVRIRSEDTSKLPSDNTWDLAIETGTSLSAGLVGLVAVSTGLLEVAARAFARGAEAADAEVAAVSQYNLGVTMGDLGRGEDEVAAYELLVSRYGEDERLGVRERVAAGMRNLAITFGGMGREQDEVKVYESLVSRYGDDEAPSIRAQVASGMVALGVTLGGLGFRKKEVSIYKSLVSRYGEDETAAVREQVAAGMANLTIKRGDFGRGEAEQAACESLLSRYGGNETPEVRAQVARGMVGLGVTLAESGRGREAVAAFRELVSRYAEDKCLRVRTQVARGMVGLGVTLGELGRGRRKSRPTSRWCLGMVRMRRQKSGSRSQPE, encoded by the coding sequence GTGGAGGTGGTGCCCATCACCGAGATCAATCCCATTGACGTTGGGGTAGCCGCCGCGGATCATGACCTGCTAGGTGGGGGCGAGGTTCCTGCCTACATTCGACGCCCCTTCGATGAGCGTATCCGCGGCAACGTTGCAGCAGCCCGCGACGGGAAGCTCTGGATTGTGCTCGTCCAAGGGCCGTCGAAGGTGGGCAAGTCGCGAGCCCTTTTTGAGGCACTGTCGGCACTGCAGCCGATTCCGGTGGTAGTGGCCCCAGTCGATGCTGATGCGCTAATTTCTCTACTGGTTCCGGGACAGGAACCAACCATTCCGGAAACGGCTTGTGCGGTCCTATGGCTTGATGATGTTGAGCGTTTTGTAAATCAAGGTCTGACGACGCAGCATTTAAGGGCGTGGCACAACTCTGGCCCGAGACGTATTGTTGCAGCAACCGCTGGCGGGGCCGTGGTTGCGGCGGAGCGGCCGGAAGAATTTGCCTCAGTTTTAGACGAGCTGCGCCGGCTTGCCAATGTTGCGCTCATTACAGCTGCCGAAGACACCGACCCCGGCGAGCTTGAGGAACGGTTGCCTGCAGAGCAGGTCAGTATGATTCGTAAGCACGGCTTGGCGGCCTGCCTGGTCGCGGGGCCAGCCTTGATCCGCAAGTTGGAGACGGCCAAGCATGCCGATGGCTACCCCCCTTGTTGGGAGGGGGTGCACCTCGTCGAGGTGGCTGTGGACTGGGCCCGCTGCGGACGCACTGACCCGATTTCCGAGGAAGTGCTGCGGGAGCTGTGGGAGTATGATCCCCCCGAACACATCGTTCCTACGGACGATGCCTTTAGCGCCGCGAAACAGTGGGCGCTTCAACCAGTTTCGGGACGCCTTAGCTTGCTCCGACATAGCCAGGGATACTCCGCTTTCGACTACATTGTCAGGATACGTTCCGAAGACACCTCAAAACTCCCCTCGGATAATACCTGGGATCTTGCGATCGAAACCGGCACGAGTCTCTCGGCCGGTTTGGTCGGGCTCGTAGCGGTGTCGACCGGGCTCTTGGAGGTTGCCGCACGAGCGTTTGCTCGAGGCGCGGAAGCCGCAGACGCGGAGGTTGCTGCGGTTAGTCAGTACAACCTTGGGGTGACAATGGGTGACTTGGGTCGCGGAGAGGATGAGGTTGCGGCCTATGAGTTGTTGGTCTCTCGCTATGGAGAGGATGAGAGGCTGGGTGTCCGGGAGCGGGTCGCTGCAGGGATGAGGAACCTCGCGATCACGTTTGGGGGGATGGGCCGTGAACAGGATGAGGTCAAGGTCTACGAGTCGTTAGTGTCTCGGTATGGGGATGATGAGGCACCATCGATCAGGGCACAGGTCGCCAGTGGGATGGTTGCGCTCGGGGTGACCTTGGGTGGGTTGGGATTTCGAAAGAAGGAGGTCTCGATCTATAAGTCGTTGGTGTCTCGGTATGGGGAGGATGAGACGGCAGCTGTCCGTGAGCAGGTGGCCGCAGGGATGGCCAACCTCACTATCAAGCGGGGCGATTTTGGGCGCGGAGAAGCTGAGCAAGCGGCTTGTGAGTCGCTACTATCTCGATACGGGGGTAATGAGACACCCGAGGTAAGAGCGCAGGTCGCAAGGGGCATGGTCGGTCTTGGGGTGACGTTGGCTGAGTCGGGCCGGGGGAGGGAAGCCGTCGCCGCCTTTCGGGAATTGGTTTCTCGGTATGCGGAGGATAAGTGTCTGAGGGTCCGGACGCAGGTCGCAAGGGGCATGGTCGGTCTTGGGGTGACGTTGGGCGAGTTGGGCCGTGGGAGGAGGAAGTCAAGGCCTACGAGTCGTTGGTGTCTCGGTATGGTGAGGATGAGGCGCCAGAAGTCCGGGAGCAGGTCGCAGCCGGAATGA
- a CDS encoding mismatch-specific DNA-glycosylase has translation MTPRFTREELHSYRGAEVPDLLPEPGSGPRVRLLFVGINPGLWTAATLTHFAHPGNRFYPALERAGISGRRIDPAAGMDDEDRDHLLDRGIGITNLVPRATARADELSAVELRQGGERLRDTVRRVRPAVVAVAGITAYRSAFGVRGATPGRQPEQLEGAELWVVPNPSGLNAHETVESLAHAYAEPARAAGVV, from the coding sequence GTGACGCCCCGCTTCACGCGGGAGGAGTTGCACTCCTACCGGGGGGCCGAGGTCCCCGACCTCCTCCCGGAACCGGGCTCGGGGCCGAGGGTGCGGCTGCTCTTCGTCGGGATCAACCCCGGCCTGTGGACCGCCGCGACGCTGACCCACTTCGCCCATCCGGGCAACCGGTTCTACCCCGCGCTCGAGCGGGCCGGGATCAGCGGGCGTCGCATCGACCCGGCTGCTGGGATGGACGACGAGGACCGTGACCACCTGCTCGACCGGGGCATCGGGATCACCAACCTCGTGCCCCGGGCCACCGCCCGCGCCGACGAGCTGAGCGCCGTGGAGCTGCGTCAGGGCGGCGAGCGGCTGCGCGACACGGTGCGCCGGGTGCGACCGGCGGTCGTCGCCGTCGCGGGGATCACGGCATACCGCAGCGCCTTCGGGGTGCGCGGGGCGACGCCCGGCCGCCAGCCCGAGCAGCTCGAGGGTGCCGAGCTGTGGGTGGTCCCCAACCCCAGCGGGCTCAACGCCCACGAGACGGTGGAGTCGCTGGCGCACGCCTACGCCGAGCCTGCCCGGGCGGCCGGGGTCGTCTGA
- a CDS encoding M4 family metallopeptidase — protein MVRGEGDPLTGDVAATEAYDGLGATWELLARSYGRDSLDGQGMLLAATVTTGATTTNAFWDAGRWVFGDGDGVYFRRFTASLDVIAHELGHGLVQYTSGLTYVGQPGALNESVCDVLGALVRQRLLGQDAGSADWLIGADLLTDRVQGVALRSMAAPGTAYDDPALGQDPQPAHMDDYVDLPHDADNDNGGVHINSGIPNKAFHLFATGLGGRAWERAGQVWYDTLATRGRIARDVDFATFAAATAESARERYADAPEVLDALLSAWDGVGLPVS, from the coding sequence TTGGTCCGCGGCGAGGGTGACCCGCTAACCGGCGACGTCGCTGCCACCGAGGCCTACGACGGCCTGGGCGCGACGTGGGAGCTGCTCGCGCGTTCCTACGGCCGGGACTCCCTCGACGGTCAGGGCATGCTGCTCGCGGCCACGGTCACTACGGGCGCGACTACGACAAACGCCTTCTGGGACGCCGGCAGATGGGTCTTCGGCGACGGGGACGGCGTCTATTTCCGGCGGTTCACCGCGAGCCTGGACGTCATCGCGCACGAGCTGGGTCACGGGCTGGTGCAGTACACCTCTGGCCTGACCTACGTCGGCCAGCCGGGCGCGCTCAACGAGTCGGTCTGCGACGTCCTGGGTGCGCTGGTGCGGCAGCGGCTCCTGGGGCAGGACGCCGGCTCGGCCGACTGGCTCATCGGCGCCGACCTGCTCACCGATCGCGTCCAGGGCGTGGCGCTGCGCTCGATGGCCGCTCCCGGCACCGCCTACGACGACCCTGCCCTCGGCCAGGACCCGCAACCGGCGCACATGGACGACTACGTCGACCTGCCGCACGACGCCGACAACGACAACGGCGGGGTGCACATCAACTCCGGCATCCCCAACAAGGCGTTCCACCTCTTCGCCACCGGGCTCGGGGGACGGGCCTGGGAGCGGGCCGGCCAGGTCTGGTACGACACCCTCGCCACCCGCGGCCGGATCGCGCGGGACGTCGACTTCGCCACCTTCGCCGCCGCCACCGCGGAGTCCGCGCGGGAGCGGTATGCCGATGCCCCGGAGGTGCTCGACGCCCTGCTCTCGGCCTGGGACGGCGTGGGGCTGCCGGTCTCGTGA
- a CDS encoding type II toxin-antitoxin system VapC family toxin: MRVVDANVLLYAVNPSARHHEASRRWLDGALSGSETVGFSWLVLTAFVRLSTKVGLFPHPLQPGQAMAVVRAWLGAPGARMLEPGGAHLTLMESILSEVGSGGNLVSDAHLAAIALEANAGIVSYDTDFSRFERVRCSRPDDLLGR; this comes from the coding sequence GTGAGGGTCGTCGACGCCAACGTCCTCCTGTATGCCGTCAACCCGTCGGCGCGACACCACGAGGCGTCCCGCCGGTGGTTGGACGGTGCCCTCAGCGGTAGTGAGACGGTCGGGTTCAGCTGGCTGGTGCTCACCGCCTTCGTCCGGCTGTCGACCAAGGTGGGCCTGTTCCCCCACCCGCTCCAGCCTGGCCAGGCGATGGCGGTCGTGCGTGCCTGGTTGGGCGCTCCCGGGGCGAGGATGCTCGAGCCCGGCGGGGCACACCTCACCCTCATGGAGTCGATCCTGAGCGAGGTGGGTAGCGGCGGCAACCTGGTCAGCGACGCCCACCTCGCCGCCATCGCTCTCGAGGCGAACGCCGGCATCGTCAGCTATGACACGGACTTCTCACGCTTCGAAAGGGTGCGCTGCTCCCGACCGGATGACCTCCTCGGTCGCTGA